The nucleotide sequence CCGCTACGCGCCCCGCCGCCAGAACATCCAGGGCCAGGCCCTCATGGAGCCCGACCCAGAGTACATGACCCGCCTGTTCAAGGATTTCCGCACCTACGTTATCGAAAAGCAGCCCGTCCCAGCCGAATAGAACGATAACAGAACGTCATGCTGAGCGAAGCGAAGCATCTCTACCGCCAAACCACCCGATTCGTCCGGCTCCCCCTCTCCTTTTCGGAGAGGGGGCCGGGGGGTGAGGCGCACCACCAGAACGAAGCGGTAGAGATGCTTCGACAAGCTCAGCATGACGGTTCCTTCGGCAACGTCAGCACGCGATATTCCTCGGCTATGCTCGGAATGACCCTCTCTTATATCTGAAACTCTCCTCTTTTTTGATACCCACTAACCGCTCTTGGATCCTGCTGCTGTATGCTTTGCTGGTAGCTGGACTGCCGCTGGCCGGGCTCGGCTACGCGGCCTTGGGCAGCGTGGGCGTGGTGGGGCCGCTGGCTACGGGCTTCACCGGCCAGCACTGGCAGGCGCTCCTGCACGATACCGGCCTGCTCTACGCGGCGTTGTACAGCCTGTGGATTGCCACGGCGGCGGTGGGCGTTTCGGTGGCGCTGGCGCTGGGGCTGGTGCTGCACGCGCAGCCCACGGTGCGGCGGTGGCCGCTGCCGGGCCTGCTCTACGTGCCCCTGATTATGCCGGCGCTGGTGGTGGCGTTCTACCTATTTCAGCTGCTGAGCGGGGCCGGCTGGCTTTCCCGGCTCAGCTTCCGGCTGGGTTTGACGGCCAGCCCCGAGGCGTTTCCGGAGCTGGTGCAGGACGCCGCCGGGCTGGGCATCATCCTGGCCCATGTGCTGCTGCTGTTCCCGTTCCTGACGCTGCTGCTCCAAACCATCTACCAAGAAAGCCGCCTCGACGACTACCGCCAGCTCACCCTCACGCTGGGCGCCCGCCCGGGGCAGTTTCGGTGGCGGGTGGCGGTGCCGGTGCTGCTGCGCCGGGCGGCGCCCACGCTGCTGCTCAGCTTCATTGCTACGCTCGGCGCCTACGACATTCCGCTGCTGCTGGGCCGCCCTTACCCCCAGATGCTGAGCGTGTACATCGCCACCCGCCTCCAGCGCTTCGACCTCAGCGAGCTGCCCGCCGCCTACCTGGCGGGTTTTCTGGTGGCGGTGGGCCTGCTACTGCTGATTGCCCTGCTGCTCCGGGTGCTGCGGGTAGCCCAGGCCGAAGAAACCTGACACAGCCAGCCACGCGCTGCATCTGAGGTCCAAAGAGTCAGCAAACTCAGACGGCCAGCCCGCTCCCTTCGTCACCTCATCACCTCATCACTAAATAAAAAAATGCGCTCCAGACTGCTCGTTTTCCTATTAGCCACCCTGTTCCTGCTGCCGTTTGGGCTGCTGGGGCTGCTGGCCGTAGGCGAAGGCTGGCGGTTTCCCGACGCGCTGCCGCCCGCCTACTCGCTGGCGGCTTTGCGCGGCCTGCTCTCCGCCGACAACGACCTGCTGGCTGGGCTGGGCCGCAGCCTGCTGCTGGCGGGCTCGGTGGCGGTGGTGGCTACGGCCGGGGGCTTCGGGGTGGCGCGTGCCGTGGCGCGCACTGGCGGTGGGCAACGCTGGCTGTTGCTCAGCTATCTACCCTACGCCCTGCCGCCGGTGCTGCTGGCGGTGCTGGTGCAGCCGTTTATCATCCGGATGCACCTTTCGGGCTCGGTGGGCGGCGTGCTGCTGGGGCTGCTGCTGGTGGCGCTGCCGTTTGCCACGTTGCTGCTGGGTAGCTTCTGGACCCGCCAGGCCACCGAGTACGAGCAATTGGCCCGCACCCTGGGCTGCACGCCCCGGCAGGCGCTGCGGCTGGTGCTGCTGCCGCTGGCCTGGCCGCTGCTGCGCACCACCCTGGTCCAGACATTTCTGCTCAGCTGGTTTGACTTCGGCCTGACCAACCTACTGAGTGTGGGCAAAGTGCGCACCCTCACGGTGCAGGTGTTCACCTACGTGGGCGAGGCCAACGCCCCGCTGGCGGCTGTGGCCTCGCTGCTGCTGCTGCTACCTCCGGCGCTGCTGCTGTTGGCCAACAAATCTGCCCTGCTCCGTAAGCCGTAGCTTAAGGCCGGAAGGCAGGCTTCAACCATCAGCAAAGCACGATTAGCCACTGCGCGGCAACTTCCCCGCACTGAATTAACCTGCTTTCAACTCTCAGATTACAGTGAAACAATGGAGGAAATACCGGAAATAAAGATGGTGCCGCAGCCCGAGTCTGAGGCAGCGAAACAAGCGGTTGGCT is from Hymenobacter yonginensis and encodes:
- a CDS encoding ABC transporter permease subunit; the encoded protein is MIPTNRSWILLLYALLVAGLPLAGLGYAALGSVGVVGPLATGFTGQHWQALLHDTGLLYAALYSLWIATAAVGVSVALALGLVLHAQPTVRRWPLPGLLYVPLIMPALVVAFYLFQLLSGAGWLSRLSFRLGLTASPEAFPELVQDAAGLGIILAHVLLLFPFLTLLLQTIYQESRLDDYRQLTLTLGARPGQFRWRVAVPVLLRRAAPTLLLSFIATLGAYDIPLLLGRPYPQMLSVYIATRLQRFDLSELPAAYLAGFLVAVGLLLLIALLLRVLRVAQAEET
- a CDS encoding ABC transporter permease; translation: MRSRLLVFLLATLFLLPFGLLGLLAVGEGWRFPDALPPAYSLAALRGLLSADNDLLAGLGRSLLLAGSVAVVATAGGFGVARAVARTGGGQRWLLLSYLPYALPPVLLAVLVQPFIIRMHLSGSVGGVLLGLLLVALPFATLLLGSFWTRQATEYEQLARTLGCTPRQALRLVLLPLAWPLLRTTLVQTFLLSWFDFGLTNLLSVGKVRTLTVQVFTYVGEANAPLAAVASLLLLLPPALLLLANKSALLRKP